A segment of the Aureliella helgolandensis genome:
CACCGGTGTGGAAGCTCGACGGCGGACTCTGATCTTCATTGCCATCCACACCGCCCCAGTGACACGATGGTCCATTGGGCGGAAGCATGGTGGCAAAACCCACGAAATAGGGACGTCCGTCCATTGCTCGACCACCCGTTGGTCGGAAATCAGCCCGGGTATCTCCAGTCAACTTGCGAGGGTTGTTGGGATCGAGTCGCGCCAAACAGGCAGCTGGATTCCACGCTTGCTGGTTCAGAGCCACTCCCCCCATAATGTCATCGCGTCCCCCACCGGCAACTCGCTCACTCACCAGAATGGTGTTCGAAAGCCCATCGGGGATCCCACCGATTTTCAACCAGCGGTTCATTTGGAACACACCACGGTTGTCTCGGTTTTGGGAAGGAATAAAGTGGTTCTGGTGATAGTCATCCCCCACACACACTTTGTAATTCAACAAGGTCGGGCTCTCGCCGCGATTTCCAGGAGGTGAGTCGGAGGGGCAAATGAATCCCGCCACATCCTGCTTCCAATACTCGTTGATGAACGCCAACTCTTGAGCATCCCCTGAACCGGTCGCCCAAGGCGAAGGCAGACCAGGTCCGCTGGGTTTGGCCCGCGACATGATTCCGTTGTAACGCGGTCCTTGCTCAATGAAGGGCATGACGGCTAACGTATACGCAATGGCATAGTTGCCTGTTCCAATTCCTGGTTGATCCCCTTCGCCTCGGTACCCCATGGACGGCAGGGTACTGTAGGTCGATTCGTAGTTCAACATCGCCAAGCTCATTTGCTTGACGTTGTTCGAACATTGCATTCGTCGCGCCGCTTCACGCGCCGCTTGGACTGCTGGCAAAAGCAGCCCTACCAAAATTCCAATAATTGCAATCACGACAAGCAGTTCCACAAGTGTGAATCCAGGCTTGCGCCGGACAGTTCTCCCCATCTGATATAACTCCCCAAAAAGACGATATCCCAGCCCTAATTGGCAGGGCATAAAATTAAGACACGAATAACTCGCGCCTAACGAAACACTCATCTTCCTAATTAGAAGGGGTTTGCAGCACCTCCGCAAGTGATTTCCAGGCACTTGGCGAGAATAAAGCGTCCGATAGTGGCACTTAGCGAGACAAATCCACCCCCAAGTCATTTCGCGGAATGCAACGCCTCGTGCGAGGGCTGCCGATTGATGGTGCCGTGAGCCGTAGAATTCCGTTGGCAGACGAGTCCATAACGGGGACGCTTCACTGGTGACGTCGCCCAGCGATTGGCTCTCAGAAGTCCTCGATGCGCTTGCAAACGCCAGAGGAACACTAGGTTTTGTGGTGAGTCACCCTACTTCGCAGGGCTTCCCTGTAGGACAGTCCTCGTGTCCGGCTCTACGGAGTGGCTACTGACGGTTCCATTGGGCCAGTGCACACGAACTTCCACTGGCTGCGAGTGGCCTGCCAATCCGAAATGCAAGCGGTCGCCAAAATGACTCTGGTACCCCCGCCCGCTCACCACCGTCCGGCTTTGAACGCTGCCCTCGATCTCGAGCTTCACGATGCTGCCGACGCCCATTCGATTCATCCCTGCTTGCTGCAACTCAATTTCAATCCAGTGGTTCTGATGCGGCGTGTCGTTGCGCAGCAGCGTCGGCTTGGTAGCCGAGTTCAACACCAGGACGTCAACATCACCGTCGTTGTCAAAATCTTCGAACGCAGCGCCGCGGCTCGATTCCACCACCGCCATGCCGGCTCCCGCCTCTCCACTGACGTCAATAAAGGAACCTCCAACGTTTTCTAGCAAGTAGTTTTGCGTCGCCCGGCTGGTACGGTCGTCAATATCTTCAATGCGGTCGAAGTGCCCACAGGCAATGAACAGATCTTGATCGCCATCATTGTCAAAATCCACCAGGCCTGTTCCCCAATTGACGTGAGCGAAAAGCTCGGAGGTGATCCGAGCCGCATTCGTAGCGTCCTCGAACAATCCATCCCCAAGATTGTGATACAGAACAGGCATCTCAGCCTGGTAACTTGTTGTCATCAGATCAAAGAGTCCGTCGCCATCGTAGTCTCCGACGTCAACTCCCATACTAGAGTTGGCCTTCCCATTGAAATCACGCGCCACCCCGAATAGCAAGCCCATCTCTTCAAAGACTCCACTTCCATCGTTCATGAACAGACAATTGGGTTGTCCATCGTTGGCTACGAAGACATCGATATCTCCATCACTGTCACTGTCGAAGCAAACAACGCCCATGCTGGGTGTCGCCACACGGCCAATTCCACTCTGTTGGGTCCAGTCGGAGAAAGTGCCATCGCCCTCGTTGCGAAACAGAGTGTCGGGTACCGCTTGGTAGTACTGGGGCCCCGCTTGAAATCGCTTGCCGTTGATGAGAATCGGCACATGATTTTCGTAAGCAAAATTAACATAATTCGCGACGTAGAGGTCTAGATCTTCATCTCCATCCATATCGAAGAACGCCACTCCGGCACCGACCTTCGCACCGTTCCCGACTCCCGCAGACTCTGTCATATTCGAGAAAGTCTTGTTGCCGTTGTTGCGATAGAGGACGTTTTTCCCGAAATTGTTGATATAGAGGTCTAGCCAGCCATCGCCGTCGTAGTCTGCTGCTGCTGCTCCCAATCCGTACCCAACGTCACCAACTCCCGCTTCTTCAGTAACATCCTCGAACGTCCCATCACCCAAATTTCGATACAACGCATTGTGCAAGTCAGGCCCCGCCGGCGTGCCCTTCAAACGACTTCCATTGAGAAAGTAGATATCGATCCAACCGTCGCGATCGTAGTCGAACGTGACGACCCCAGTTGACATCCCTTCGATGATGTAACCTTGATCACTTCCACCATGCGAGTGTTCAAAATCAATCCCAGACGCATCCGTCACGTCGGTAAAGCGGATTGCGCGTTGGCCTTCTGCTGCGTCGGCCCCCATTCCAAGCAATGCCAGAGCCAGAGCGACCGCACAGATTCCACTCGCCCAATGGCTTTCGCCAACAAGTCTCTCCATCCAATGCCCCAATCGACAGTTGGACCAATTGCTGCCGTTTCGATTAGCCACAGTGTGACCGGTCGCCCAATTGCAATGTTTCATTTGAACCTCGGGTAAAGGCATCTCTTAAGCCCCCACTGGGGCACAAGAAGACGCCATGGAAGAGCTAGGACTTTGGATCCGCCAATTTGCGGGCGAGAGCCTCCGCTGCCTGGGCATCCGTTTCGTGCCCACCATTTCGGAGAATCCGGGCGAGCAACTGGTATCCGGCGACACTCGGTCGGAGGGCTAAGGCCTGCGTGACATACCACTGGGCTCCTGCCAATTCCCCTTTCTCCAGCAAAAACTCGGACATGGCTGCATAGCCCGGAACACTCATAGGGGCCATGCTGATCGCCAACTTGACGGTCGCGATCGCTCGATTCGAAAGTCCTGCGTTGTCGAGCGTTTTGGCCAATCGCAGGTAGTTCAAGAGATCAGTGGGATTGACTTCGATGATACGTTCCCGCGTCATCAATTCCTCGGCCATTTGCTGCTTTGAACTATAAATTTCCGCGAGTGAAATAAGGGCGGCCAAATTCTCCGGCTCTAAGGCAAGGATGCGCAGGAGCAACTGCTCAGGCTCTCGCACAAAGCCTTGGGTTCGATAGACGGCCGCCGCCTCGGAGCACACTGCAATGGCCAGCCCCCGCGCCTCCTGTTCGGACAATACCTTGTACCGCTCTTGCCCCGAAACCTCGTCCGTCTGAGCATGAGCTGAATAGATTTCACGGAACTCTTTAGCCGCTTCCCGATTACCGTTACGCATGCATGCATTCGCCAAGGCAAAATAAGTCGCCTCGCTATCGGCACCTAGCGCGAGAGCTTTCCTCAAGGATGCCTCTGCATTCTCCGCTTGCCCCGCTTTGAGTTGCGTCTGCCCCAACAACAGAATGAGTGCCCCTGAATTGGACCACTTGCTCAGCGCTCCGTTGAGCGTATCGAGCGCCTGGTCGAACATCCCTAGATTGGCGTACCCAATCGCCAAATGATGGGCGGCATCCGCGGACTCGAGTCCGCGCTCCATTGCCCGTTTGATGGTATCGACAGCCAATTGACTGTCCCCACGATCGAGGGCATTGGCGGCCAAATTGAGATAGTAGATTTCGCCCTGTGGATCGAGCTCAATGCACCGCTTCCAGAGGTCTTCTGCAGCCTGCGTACGGTGCAAACGCGTATTTAAAACCGCTCCCACATGCAAAGCCATCGCATTCTCTGGAATCTTCGCAATCAGCTGATCCGCGATCCATTCGGCCTCGGTTTCCAATTCTTCCTTCGTGGCCGGACTAGGCGTGTTGGGCAAACGCGCTTGTGATTGCAAAAGCAGACTAGGTTCCGGTGCGCTCCGGTGGTCACCTGGCCCCGCCGAAGTCTCATTCGCCTCAGCGACTTTCGCCGGCGGCGGAGCTGCAACAGGAGCCTCTCCCGACGTGCGATGGCCACGTTCATCGCTGCCACTGCTTTGCTGCGGCTGGTAAAACAGTGCTACGGCCAGCCCTAAGGCCAACAGGCTACACCCCAACGAGATCACCGACATGATTTTGAACACACGAATACTTTCAACTGTCAGGTTTGCCTGGTATTGCGCGACTCTTGAAGTCGCCCCACCTTCTGCCGAAACCGTTACTGAAGCTGGCTACTCCAGTCCCTGAACATCCACCTGCATCCGACGGTCTACGGAGGTGGCGGCGCACCGGCGGGCTGCTCGATGATTTCATTCAATTGATCCAATGCGATTTCCTTAACCTGCTGCTGCGTCCCGCCTGGCCAATGGACCGTGACAGATTCGAATGCTTCATCAGCGGGCCAAGCAAAATGAAGGTAATGTCCGTAATCGCTTTGGTAGCCGCGTCCGCGATGCACAGTCTGGCTGCGTGCTTTGTGCGAGGTCTGCAGGACCACACGCGCACCAACGGCGTTCCGATTGGCCTCAACCCCAGTCAACTTGCACTGCAACCAATGGGCTGGCGCCGTGCATAAATTCTCCAACATCTGTGGAGGAGCAGCGTTGTTGAGGATGATCGCGTCGAGGTCACCGTCGCCATCCAGATCACCTACTGCCACGCCCCGACTGCTGCCAAGACCTCCCTCAGTATTTAGGACTTGCCGAGAGATATCTCGAAATTTCTGATCACCGATGTTTTCCATCACGGTGTTTGCTACGGCATAGCTCGTTACGTCCGCACCATCGACGACTTCCCTCAAAAAGTGACCATTGGCGAGCAATGCGTCCGCGTCGCCATCCAAATCGAAATCCCCCCAAGCGACTCCCCAGTTTACATGAGAAATAACCGACCGACCTATACCGCTACGGCGAGCAGCATCTTCAAACCCAAGCCCGCCTACGCTCTGATACAACATGGGCAGTTGCCGGATGTAGTCGCTCACCAACAAATCCTCGATTCCATCATTGTTGAAGTCGGTTACATCGGCCCCCATGCTTCCATTGGCATTGCCCAGCAGGTCGTACGCAACTCCAGCCAACAAGCCTGCCTCACGGAATTGCATACCCTGCAGATTCTCGTACAGATGGTTTGGGCGGCCATCATTGCAGGCGAAGATATCGGTGTCGCCATCCTGGTCAAAGTCGATTCCCACAATTCCCATGGTCGGCGCATGCAGGTTGGACAACCCGAAACTTGCGCTCGCGTCGATGAAGCCGCCTTCCCCCGTATTCACGAAGATCTGGTCGGCCGCGGGAGGATAATCCTTAGGCCCAAGCGGAAATGGAAATGCCAGTGGAGCCAGTACGTCATGCCGCTCGTAGCTGAATTCGACATAGTTGCCGACGAACAAGTCGAGATCACCGTCATTCTCTAAATCGAGGAAGGCCACTCCCGCGCTGAATTGTGCTCCCCCTGAGACTCCCGCTACCTCGGTAACATCGGAGAAGGTTCCATCACCGTTGTTCTGCAGCAATTGATTCTGGCCGAAGTTGCTCAAATACACATCTTCAAAACCGTCATTGTTGTAGTCTGCGGTGGCGACGCCGAGACCATAGGCCGTCAAGCTGAGTCTGGCTGGCTTACCCTGCGACTTGAATTTGCGTTCTCCCAGATTGCGGTAGAGGGGCAGAGGCAGCGAATGGATTTTTATCCCGTCATGGGGCAGCTGTTCAACCCCCGTGCAGAATAGGCAATCGAGTCGACCGTCGGAATCATAGTCCAGCACGGCGACGCCCGCCCCCATCAGCTCGTAGAGATACTGCTGGTCAGTATGGCCATCTTCGTGCACGAAATCGATTCCCGACTCGCTCGTGAAATCAGAAAACGTCCAGTTGAGACGATCCGCCGCCCAGTTCACCTGCTGTGGCCCCATAGATAGAGCCATGACAAGGAGAAAACTCCACATGTGCTCAGGCCACGTCCCCCTGCGTTCATGGCTGAACAAGCTTCGACTCCTCAACCGCATCCCACGTCAACTGCGGATGCATTGGGTCAATTTGCCGAGCAGTTTCCATGGCAACCAGGGCAGCACCATTTTCACCGTTGGCTCGGTAGACGGTCGCCAGTAGGAGGTAGGCCTCAACGCTACGATTGCGCTCGACCACTTCTACAGCGAGGCGTTTGGCCTCCTCATAATCCCCTTTGGCGAGCGTTAGCCGCGCCAAAGCGGCTTTGGCCAGCACTCCATCCTTGTCGATATCGACCGCTTCGCGCAGCGTACTCTCTGCCAGGTCGTTTTGGCCGAGTTGCATTGCGGAACTCGCGTAGTTCAGATAATTCAACACATTTCCAGGTTGCAGTTCCACTAGACTTCCATACAGCCGATGAACGGTACTGATGTCTCCAAGTTGCCGATACGCACTGGCTAAAGACATGTAAAGCGGCAACTGGTTGGGATTCAGTTCCAGCCCACGTACCAAGTATTTAATGTCGTTCGCAATGTCCCGGTTGTGTTCGGCGATGGAGCCTCCGGCAGAAAACATGTTCACAGCAATTTCCCGAAGTGCGTATTCGTATTGCTGTTGGAAGGCCATGTCCTCATCACTTGGCCGCGTTTCGACCGGAGTCTTCTGACTCAATTGCTTGCTAAGTTGCTTGGCCTCCTCTCCCTTTCCCTGCCGAGCCAACACCCCCGTTAGCAACACCGAAGCAGACTTACCGGTTGAGCGATCGGTAGCTGCGGCGCGCAAATAGCGTTCCGCATCCGGATACTCTCCTAGCTGACTATAGACGCGGCCCGCTGCCAAGGATAATTCGCTCGACGCGGGATACTCCTCCAGCGCTTGCTCAAGGATAGCCACCGCACGCTCCAGCTCCCCCAAATTCTCTTGGGCGAGTGCCATCGTACTAGCGACTTGCGCCCCCGATACGCCCAATGCGTCTGCTGAATCGAGGACCGCAATCGCTTCCGGCTCTCTACCGGCCTCGATCAACAGTTCTGCCAAGCCCACATAGGGACCCGCCAACTGTGGCTGCAAGCTCAAGCTCTTCTTCCAGTTTTCTTCCGCAAGTTTGGTTTCCTTCAGCTCACGGTAAATTTGTGCCGCGACATGAAAACTGGCTGGATCTTGCGGGTAGAGTTCGACAAGCTCCTGTGCCAACAACCGCAATTCAGCTTGCAGGCGAGGGACATCAATCGCCTGAGAGGTGATCGGCAATTGCAGGTTGGGGGAAGCCAGCGTTCCGTTGCGCGTCGTTGGAACAGATTGCTCCAATGACGTAACTTCGCCGCGATCTGGCAGCATGGATTCTCTCTCGGCCACCGATAGAAGCGTGGTATTACCGACCGGAAAATCCTCGAGCGGAGTTATCAGGACGACAATTAAGATGATGGCTCCGGCGCCAACGGTCGAAATGGCAAGAAGCCTGAGGAACACCATCAATCTCGATCTTGGGTACGTACTCATTCTCTGTCTTTGCTACAAACCACGCATAACAAACTGGCAAAAGTCTTCCGCAGTAAAGCAGGAGCACATTGTAACATACTCTGGACCGCAATATTTTGACGCTGCTGACGGCGTCGGCAGGTTCCTGCGGGAATTCCTCCCTGTCAGGCAGCGTCGAGAAAGCAGCAGCCCACAAGTAAACGTGGATTGCACAGTTTGCAGATACCTAAAGATGGGCTCGAGATTCTCAAGCAGGCAGAGAGTTCGGCTGGAGAAGGCGCTCAGGCTCCCCGCCTGCACCACGATGTCTCCCACCGGATCCACGATGCGTTGGCCCTGGAGGAGCATCGCATCTGCGTACACTGGCCCAGCGCTGGGCCTAACCAACGAAGCGATGTTGGTGGATCGGCAAGGTATGCACTTTGTGTGGCAAGCCTTCTAGAGCGCAAAAGGTGAAGCGCGCCGCCATCGACTTGCTGCCATCTGCGGCGGTTTGTTCACCAGGAATTTCGCCCCCTAGTTTTCAAGATTTACCGTCTCGCCACCGGCCCGCGTACACATCGCAACGAAGACCGCAGCATCCACGTTAGCTGAAACGGAATGAACGGAACTGTCCGCAGCGACAAAATTGGCAATGCCGGTGTGAAAGCTGAAAACTTCACTCACATTGATCGCATTGATCATCTTGGAACCGTACGTTCGCAGCCCGTCGGCCGTAGCGCCGTTGATACTAAACCCGCAATCGGGATCGGCCCAGCCGGTACCATCTACGGGTACGAGTCCGCCAGCAAATTGTACAACTTTATCATCATTGTAACTGGCGAATTGGGCGGTAGTCATTCGCCCCTGACCGGTCCACACCTCCGGTTGCCCGGCACATTCTGCAATCATCAATGTATTCGACAGGCCATCGGTGATGAGACTCAGCGGGTTGCGCGACTCCTTGGCCAGCACGCCGATGCGCGCCGCGTCGCCGGGGGCTGTGGGATAGTTGAGCACTTGCGTGAAGACCTTCTTCTTGACTTCATTGATTGAGCCAAAATCACCGGCGGCGGCTCCAAGCACATGGCGTGGGTCAGTGCGATCCGATCCCGGTGCGGAAGGGCACCGAAACAGCGGCAATTGCATCGAGACCGCTGGTCGATTCCGCAGGCTGCTCCAAGCCGATTTGTAGTCCAGTAGGTTTCCCAAATTCTGTTGCTCCACGAATGGCAGGATCACGGTGGTCCAAGACTGGAATCCCGATTTTTCGGTCCCGTTATCTTCGATGGCCACATCCGGCGCAATGCGGCTCGCAGGAAAATATTGGTATGCGCTCTCGTGATTGTGGAGAGCGATCCCGAGCTGGCGAACATTGTTGGAACAGCTCATTCTCCGCGCTGCCTCTCGAGCCGACTGCACCGCAGGCAGCAATAACCCGACGAGTATGCCGATGATTGCAATCACTACCAACAATTCAACCAGCGTGAAGGCTCGTTGATTTTCCCGGCAATTGTGGAACTTCGTCACGCGTCAGTACTCCTATCATAGCGGTGCATTTTTGCAGCGAACATGGTCTAGTTTTCACCCTCGCATTGTGTTGCGGTTGAAATAATTGGGTGAGCCCCCACCACGTGAAGATTGCGCGAAGAATCATCCGGAACCACCCTCCGTGCTTGACGAACTCCCCTCAATTCTCAAAATCACCCCATCTTCACAACTAGGAATTTCGAACGTTCCAAGGATAGCAACGGTCAGAGATAGCGTAGTGAGTTAATAGGCGGACGACGCTAGCCCAAGATGAACCGCAAAGGCGCGAGCGATAGCCCGTTGGGGAGGATTCAATCAACATGCCTTTAGCGCATCGTCAACACTAAGAATTAGGGTTGAGCGAGCGTTCGGAAAACGGTGTCCGCCCCCAAAGTGCCAAGCACCCCAAGGGCCGTTGCGGCTTCTGGTGTCGGCCTCCTTTTTCCGGGTACTAGCACTCTGATGCTCACTGACAACGAATGGAACGTTCACGGAGCAATCCGTCAGGCAACGGCTTGCGATTGGCCCCCACTACTGCCCAGCATTCAGAATGCAACGCATTGCAGCATTCCGGTTTTTGCGGCGAGTGGGAAAGTAGCACCCCCTACCCAAGCGACGAATGTTGCCAAAGCAGCGCGTTGGCTGCTCGAATATCCCCCATCCCACTCGAAAGAAAGCAACTCTCCAATGAAAATTTCGCTCCGACTTTTGCTGATCGCCGTTCTCACGGTGTGTGGTAATATGAGTCACGCAGAAGTCATTCTTAACGAATGGAATGCTGTGGGCACT
Coding sequences within it:
- a CDS encoding DUF1559 domain-containing protein — its product is MGRTVRRKPGFTLVELLVVIAIIGILVGLLLPAVQAAREAARRMQCSNNVKQMSLAMLNYESTYSTLPSMGYRGEGDQPGIGTGNYAIAYTLAVMPFIEQGPRYNGIMSRAKPSGPGLPSPWATGSGDAQELAFINEYWKQDVAGFICPSDSPPGNRGESPTLLNYKVCVGDDYHQNHFIPSQNRDNRGVFQMNRWLKIGGIPDGLSNTILVSERVAGGGRDDIMGGVALNQQAWNPAACLARLDPNNPRKLTGDTRADFRPTGGRAMDGRPYFVGFATMLPPNGPSCHWGGVDGNEDQSPPSSFHTGGVQVGMGDGSVQFISQSIDTGNQAADSLATPSGMSDYGVWGALGSKNGGEAAQLPQ
- a CDS encoding CRTAC1 family protein, which encodes MKHCNWATGHTVANRNGSNWSNCRLGHWMERLVGESHWASGICAVALALALLGMGADAAEGQRAIRFTDVTDASGIDFEHSHGGSDQGYIIEGMSTGVVTFDYDRDGWIDIYFLNGSRLKGTPAGPDLHNALYRNLGDGTFEDVTEEAGVGDVGYGLGAAAADYDGDGWLDLYINNFGKNVLYRNNGNKTFSNMTESAGVGNGAKVGAGVAFFDMDGDEDLDLYVANYVNFAYENHVPILINGKRFQAGPQYYQAVPDTLFRNEGDGTFSDWTQQSGIGRVATPSMGVVCFDSDSDGDIDVFVANDGQPNCLFMNDGSGVFEEMGLLFGVARDFNGKANSSMGVDVGDYDGDGLFDLMTTSYQAEMPVLYHNLGDGLFEDATNAARITSELFAHVNWGTGLVDFDNDGDQDLFIACGHFDRIEDIDDRTSRATQNYLLENVGGSFIDVSGEAGAGMAVVESSRGAAFEDFDNDGDVDVLVLNSATKPTLLRNDTPHQNHWIEIELQQAGMNRMGVGSIVKLEIEGSVQSRTVVSGRGYQSHFGDRLHFGLAGHSQPVEVRVHWPNGTVSSHSVEPDTRTVLQGSPAK
- a CDS encoding tetratricopeptide repeat protein, which produces MFKIMSVISLGCSLLALGLAVALFYQPQQSSGSDERGHRTSGEAPVAAPPPAKVAEANETSAGPGDHRSAPEPSLLLQSQARLPNTPSPATKEELETEAEWIADQLIAKIPENAMALHVGAVLNTRLHRTQAAEDLWKRCIELDPQGEIYYLNLAANALDRGDSQLAVDTIKRAMERGLESADAAHHLAIGYANLGMFDQALDTLNGALSKWSNSGALILLLGQTQLKAGQAENAEASLRKALALGADSEATYFALANACMRNGNREAAKEFREIYSAHAQTDEVSGQERYKVLSEQEARGLAIAVCSEAAAVYRTQGFVREPEQLLLRILALEPENLAALISLAEIYSSKQQMAEELMTRERIIEVNPTDLLNYLRLAKTLDNAGLSNRAIATVKLAISMAPMSVPGYAAMSEFLLEKGELAGAQWYVTQALALRPSVAGYQLLARILRNGGHETDAQAAEALARKLADPKS
- a CDS encoding CRTAC1 family protein yields the protein MFSHERRGTWPEHMWSFLLVMALSMGPQQVNWAADRLNWTFSDFTSESGIDFVHEDGHTDQQYLYELMGAGVAVLDYDSDGRLDCLFCTGVEQLPHDGIKIHSLPLPLYRNLGERKFKSQGKPARLSLTAYGLGVATADYNNDGFEDVYLSNFGQNQLLQNNGDGTFSDVTEVAGVSGGAQFSAGVAFLDLENDGDLDLFVGNYVEFSYERHDVLAPLAFPFPLGPKDYPPAADQIFVNTGEGGFIDASASFGLSNLHAPTMGIVGIDFDQDGDTDIFACNDGRPNHLYENLQGMQFREAGLLAGVAYDLLGNANGSMGADVTDFNNDGIEDLLVSDYIRQLPMLYQSVGGLGFEDAARRSGIGRSVISHVNWGVAWGDFDLDGDADALLANGHFLREVVDGADVTSYAVANTVMENIGDQKFRDISRQVLNTEGGLGSSRGVAVGDLDGDGDLDAIILNNAAPPQMLENLCTAPAHWLQCKLTGVEANRNAVGARVVLQTSHKARSQTVHRGRGYQSDYGHYLHFAWPADEAFESVTVHWPGGTQQQVKEIALDQLNEIIEQPAGAPPPP
- a CDS encoding tetratricopeptide repeat protein: MSTYPRSRLMVFLRLLAISTVGAGAIILIVVLITPLEDFPVGNTTLLSVAERESMLPDRGEVTSLEQSVPTTRNGTLASPNLQLPITSQAIDVPRLQAELRLLAQELVELYPQDPASFHVAAQIYRELKETKLAEENWKKSLSLQPQLAGPYVGLAELLIEAGREPEAIAVLDSADALGVSGAQVASTMALAQENLGELERAVAILEQALEEYPASSELSLAAGRVYSQLGEYPDAERYLRAAATDRSTGKSASVLLTGVLARQGKGEEAKQLSKQLSQKTPVETRPSDEDMAFQQQYEYALREIAVNMFSAGGSIAEHNRDIANDIKYLVRGLELNPNQLPLYMSLASAYRQLGDISTVHRLYGSLVELQPGNVLNYLNYASSAMQLGQNDLAESTLREAVDIDKDGVLAKAALARLTLAKGDYEEAKRLAVEVVERNRSVEAYLLLATVYRANGENGAALVAMETARQIDPMHPQLTWDAVEESKLVQP
- a CDS encoding DUF1559 domain-containing protein — its product is MTKFHNCRENQRAFTLVELLVVIAIIGILVGLLLPAVQSAREAARRMSCSNNVRQLGIALHNHESAYQYFPASRIAPDVAIEDNGTEKSGFQSWTTVILPFVEQQNLGNLLDYKSAWSSLRNRPAVSMQLPLFRCPSAPGSDRTDPRHVLGAAAGDFGSINEVKKKVFTQVLNYPTAPGDAARIGVLAKESRNPLSLITDGLSNTLMIAECAGQPEVWTGQGRMTTAQFASYNDDKVVQFAGGLVPVDGTGWADPDCGFSINGATADGLRTYGSKMINAINVSEVFSFHTGIANFVAADSSVHSVSANVDAAVFVAMCTRAGGETVNLEN